A single genomic interval of Aedes aegypti strain LVP_AGWG chromosome 1, AaegL5.0 Primary Assembly, whole genome shotgun sequence harbors:
- the LOC5577927 gene encoding uncharacterized protein LOC5577927: MKLVSNIMMNCLIFFALLPTIHLNAATSAVESSKRTTYATASLIAEIIDEYYILHTMPLLVIREYEPDQADLVDQVIQNLQHRRIVQLDATLIGYTTWFYGIFFCQNLSSFQKLIELFTLERYDIVGYYTFVLIEASEAEVNEVFNTVWKLKLLRTVLIVVNGDHPQLFNYSPYSNNTCGEPIVHRVQEHSSTELFIHFLNDFYGCPLKLGTFESPPFVHILSADQGRDSLIDGFEGDLVSTLAGKLNFRLVVMTPPDNAQWGVPSPNGSTGLMRILQDETVDFGVGCLGIMAQRNEILQPGRAHYNSRALFAIPEGQPYSPIEKLLRPFERTVWMVLVGQLISIAFLMLCLKFASDNVRNFIYGEGNQTALLNLFNVVYSGGLHIFPRRNFARTLLVLWIVHCFVLRTVYQGLLFRYLQDESSHSPVDTVDGIERSTLHYHINKNSDRFFQHNPSLLKRVRYIPPGNDSMGAALDAVASRRVRDGVVLVTLEHIAYHNKHRLSRGFLRSTRDSLNGFPMVIYYPKRTFLVRVLNRVIGNIETAGLMNYWVRRYGNYNFLPAKLTMVQPKPLELQHMMGCFLFICVQWSMSCAVFGLELLSSRVAWLQRVLQFFVHR; encoded by the coding sequence ATGAAGTTAGTATCAAACATCATGATGAATTGCCTCATCTTCTTTGCCTTGCTACCTACTATTCATCTAAACGCTGCTACCTCTGCTGTAGAGTCCTCAAAACGTACGACTTACGCCACAGCTTCGTTGATTGCGGAGATAATTGATGAGTACTACATATTGCATACCATGCCATTACTGGTCATCCGAGAGTACGAACCTGATCAAGCCGATCTGGTCGATCAGGTCATCCAAAACCTTCAACATCGAAGAATAGTCCAACTGGATGCTACCCTCATCGGTTACACGACCTGGTTCTACGGAATCTTTTTCTGTCAGAATTTGTCCAGTTTCCAGAAGCTCATCGAACTTTTCACATTGGAAAGGTACGACATCGTTGGCTACTATACGTTTGTTCTGATAGAGGCTAGTGAAGCCGAAGTCAATGAAGTGTTCAACACCGTTTGGAAACTCAAACTTCTTCGAACTGTGCTTATCGTAGTTAACGGAGATCACCCGCAGCTGTTCAACTACTCTCCCTATTCCAACAATACTTGCGGTGAACCGATAGTTCACCGAGTCCAGGAGCATTCGTCTACGGAGTTGTTCATCCACTTTCTGAATGATTTCTACGGCTGTCCACTCAAACTGGGAACCTTCGAAAGTCCTCCGTTCGTCCACATCCTCTCCGCGGATCAAGGACGAGATTCTCTCATCGATGGTTTCGAAGGGGATCTGGTTTCGACACTTGCCGGGAAGCTCAACTTCCGACTCGTGGTTATGACTCCTCCGGACAATGCACAGTGGGGCGTCCCGTCGCCCAACGGTAGTACCGGTCTGATGAGGATCCTTCAGGATGAGACCGTGGACTTTGGAGTTGGCTGTTTGGGGATTATGGCGCAGCGAAATGAAATTCTTCAACCTGGAAGGGCTCACTACAACTCGCGAGCTCTGTTCGCCATCCCGGAAGGCCAGCCCTACAGCCCGATTGAGAAACTATTGAGGCCTTTCGAGAGAACCGTTTGGATGGTACTTGTCGGCCAACTGATTAGCATTGCGTTTTTGATGCTGTGCCTGAAATTCGCATCGGACAACGTCCGGAACTTTATCTATGGAGAGGGTAATCAAACAGCACTGTTGAACTTGTTCAACGTGGTCTACTCAGGAGGTCTGCACATCTTTCCAAGGCGGAACTTTGCCAGGACTCTCTTGGTGTTGTGGATAGTGCATTGCTTCGTGTTGCGAACAGTGTACCAGGGATTGCTGTTCAGATACTTGCAAGACGAGTCCAGTCATAGCCCGGTGGATACGGTTGATGGAATCGAACGGTCGACCCTGCACTACCACATCAACAAAAACTCGGATCGCTTCTTTCAGCACAATCCGAGTTTGCTGAAACGTGTACGTTACATTCCGCCTGGAAACGACAGTATGGGAGCGGCACTGGACGCCGTAGCGAGCCGTAGAGTTCGAGACGGAGTCGTGCTGGTCACCCTGGAGCACATTGCGTATCACAACAAGCACCGCTTGAGCAGGGGTTTCCTGCGAAGTACTCGAGACAGTTTGAATGGCTTTCCCATGGTTATCTACTACCCTAAGAGAACCTTTCTGGTGCGAGTGTTGAACCGAGTAATTGGGAACATCGAAACCGCTGGACTCATGAACTACTGGGTCAGACGTTACGGAAACTACAATTTTCTACCGGCGAAGTTGACCATGGTTCAGCCGAAGCCTCTGGAGTTGCAACATATGATGGGCTGTTTCTTGTTCATCTGTGTGCAGTGGAGCATGAGCTGTGCGGTGTTCGGCCTGGAGCTGCTGTCGTCGAGGGTAGCATGGTTGCAGAGGGTATTGCAGTTCTTCGTTCACAGATAG
- the LOC5577928 gene encoding uncharacterized protein LOC5577928, whose product MLLTLSVVIIIGTGCISVCRTTNVTSKLITEIIDEYFVFRQVPLLVVSGEDTMHLDLVDQIIGNLHKPRVIQLGPTSKNYASWFYCMFFFTTYEGFVAHINVLSSEQYDLYGFYTFFFNEVTEIQIHKAFDAIWKVKILRALIIVFNDDRPQLYNYFPYNIQSCGKPKVHYITNHQSSQLYLQKLNNFYGCPITLGTFETPPFVHFQGDTVYGFEGDLASTLARQLNFQLLVVTPPDNAQWGDPHPNGSTGLMKLLQEETAHFGVGCLGIMPQRNEILQPGRPHYNSRVLFAVPEGQPLNSFEKLFQPFDRTVWAAQGLLICLAITVVLTLKFAPNSVRDFIYGANNHTPLLNTINVFYTGALHRVPRRNFARTLLLLWILHCFVMRTVYQGLLFKYLQQESNHKPIDIIDDIEQSKLHYHMNKNAERFFAHKPGLSSRIRLIPPGNDSVSLALDAVSSRRVRDAVVVCTLEHIAYHNKHRLKQGFLRSSRDSLSSYPMVIYYPKRTFLVRVLDRLIGQIETAGLMNFWVQRYGNYHFFPKRVERSQPSALNVEQLMGCFECICVQWMVSCGIFVLELLSYKITFLRRFLAFLTHN is encoded by the coding sequence ATGTTACTGACGTTGTCAGTTGTCATAATTATTGGCACCGGCTGCATCTCGGTTTGCCGCACAACCAACGTCACGTCGAAGCTAATTACTGAGATTATCGATGAGTACTTCGTCTTTCGCCAGGTACCCCTTCTTGTCGTGAGTGGTGAGGATACAATGCACTTGGACCTGGTTGATCAGATCATCGGTAATCTGCACAAGCCCAGAGTAATCCAGCTTGGTCCAACGAGCAAGAACTACGCCTCTTGGTTCTACTGCATGTTCTTCTTCACCACTTACGAAGGCTTTGTCGCGCATATTAACGTGCTGAGCTCTGAACAGTACGACCTCTACGGATTCTACACGTTCTTTTTCAACGAAGTTACTGAAATTCAAATCCACAAAGCTTTCGATGCTATTTGGAAAGTCAAAATTCTTCGCGCCCTGATCATCGTCTTCAACGATGACCGTCCACAACTCTACAACTACTTCCCGTACAACATTCAGTCTTGTGGAAAGCCCAAGGTTCACTACATCACAAATCACCAGTCATCGCAATTGTACCTCCAAAAGTTGAACAATTTCTACGGATGTCCAATAACGCTGGGAACTTTCGAAACGCCGCCGTTTGTCCATTTCCAAGGCGATACCGTATATGGCTTCGAAGGAGACCTTGCCTCGACGTTAGCTCGGCAGTTGAACTTCCAGTTGCTCGTTGTGACCCCTCCAGACAACGCCCAATGGGGAGACCCACACCCAAACGGTAGCACCGGGTTGATGAAGCTCCTCCAAGAGGAAACCGCACACTTTGGAGTTGGCTGTCTAGGCATCATGCCCCAAAGGAACGAAATTCTACAGCCCGGTAGACCCCACTACAACTCACGGGTGCTGTTCGCCGTACCCGAAGGGCAACCGCTGAACTCGTTCGAAAAGCTGTTCCAACCATTCGACCGAACCGTTTGGGCTGCTCAAGGATTACTCATCTGCCTTGCGATCACCGTCGTCCTAACGCTGAAGTTCGCCCCGAACTCCGTACGAGACTTCATCTATGGCGCAAACAATCATACTCCGCTTCTGAACACGATCAACGTCTTCTACACCGGAGCTCTTCACCGCGTCCCTAGGCGTAACTTTGCCCGAACCCTTCTGCTCCTCTGGATCCTCCACTGCTTCGTCATGCGAACTGTCTACCAAGGTCTGCTCTTCAAATATCTTCAACAGGAATCCAACCACAAACCGATCGATATCATAGACGACATCGAGCAGTCCAAGCTGCACTACCACATGAACAAGAATGCAGAACGCTTCTTCGCCCACAAGCCAGGACTGTCGAGTCGCATTCGCCTAATTCCACCGGGAAACGACAGCGTAAGTCTAGCCCTGGACGCAGTATCCAGTCGCAGAGTTCGTGACGCGGTGGTCGTTTGTACCCTGGAGCATATTGCGTACCACAACAAGCACCGGCTGAAGCAGGGGTTCCTTCGAAGCTCTCGAGACAGCCTCAGCTCGTACCCGATGGTTATCTACTACCCGAAGCGCACGTTCCTGGTGCGAGTTTTGGATAGGCTTATCGGACAGATTGAAACCGCTGGATTGATGAACTTTTGGGTCCAAAGGTATGGAAACTACCATTTCTTCCCGAAGCGGGTCGAACGCTCGCAACCGTCGGCCCTCAACGTCGAACAGCTGATGGGATGCTTCGAGTGTATCTGCGTTCAGTGGATGGTAAGCTGTGGGATTTTCGTCCTTGAATTGCTTTCCTACAAAATAACATTTCTTAGAAGATTTCTAGCGTTCCTCACACATAACTAG
- the LOC110681531 gene encoding acidic leucine-rich nuclear phosphoprotein 32-related protein-like has translation MENLEDLEFKDLDLEDLELEDFDLKDLELEDLNSENLDSDLKNLNLEDLDLEVLDLDLKDLDLENLGLEDLGLEDLGFGNLSLEDSDLKNLDLEDLDLKVLDLDDFDLKDLELEILELEDFDLENLDLEDLKLEDMDLEDLNLEVLYLDDLDLKELN, from the exons ATGGAAAACTTGGAAGACTTGGAATTCaaggatttggatttggaggACTTGGAATTGGAGGACTTCGACTTGAAGGACTTGGAATTGGAGGACTTGAATTCGGAAAACTTGGATTCTGACTTGAAGAACTTGAACTTggaggacttggacttggaggtTTTGGACTTGGATTTGAAGGATTTGGACTTGGAGAACTTGGGCTTGGAGGACTTGGGCTTGGAGGACTTGG GATTTGGGAACTTGAGCTTGGAGGACTCTGACTTGAAGAACTTGGACTTGGAGGACTTGGACTTGAAGGTTTTGGACTTGGATGACTTCGATTTGAAGGATTTGGAGTTGGAGATCTTGGAATTGGAGGACTTCGACTTGGAGAACTTGGACTTGGAGGACTTGAAATTGGAGGACATGGACTTGGAGGACTTGAACTTGGAGGTTTTGTACTTGGATGATTTGGATTTGAAGGAATTGAACTAG
- the LOC110681533 gene encoding uncharacterized protein LOC110681533: MENLELEDFDLENLDLEDLKLEDMDLEDLNLEVLYLDDLDLKELNLENLELEDFDLENLELENLDLEDLDLEVLDLDDLDLKELDLEIEHFDLKNLDLEDLDLENLDLEDLKLENLELEDFDLENLDLENLELEDFNLENLDLEDLKLEDMDLEDLNLEVLYLDDLDLKELNLENLELEDFDLENLELEVLKLEDLDLENLDLEDFNLKDLGT; this comes from the exons ATGGAAAACTTGGAATTGGAGGACTTTGACTTGGAGAACTTGGACTTGGAGGACTTGAAATTGGAGGACATGGACTTGGAGGACTTGAACTTGGAGGTTTTGTACTTGGATGACTTGGATTTGAAGGAATTGAACTTGGAAAACTTGGAATTGGAGGACTTTGACTTGGAAAACTTGGAATTGGAG AACTTGGACTTggaggacttggacttggaggtTTTGGACTTGGATGACTTGGATTTGAAGGAATTGGACTTGGAAATAGAGCACTTCGACTTGAAGAACTTGGACTTggaggacttggacttggag AACTTGGACTTGGAGGACTTGAAATTGGAAAACTTGGAATTGGAGGACTTCGACTTGGAGAACTTGGACTTGGAAAACTTGGAATTGGAGGACTTCAACTTGGAGAACTTGGACTTGGAGGACTTGAAATTGGAGGACATGGACTTGGAGGACTTGAACTTGGAGGTTTTGTACTTGGATGATTTGGATTTGAAGGAATTGAACTTGGAAAACTTGGAATTGGAGGACTTTGACTTGGAAAACTTGGAATTGGAGGTCTTGAAATTggaggacttggacttggagaACTTGGACTTGGAGGACTTCAACTTGAAGGATTTGGGAACTTGA
- the LOC110681543 gene encoding uncharacterized protein LOC110681543, giving the protein MDLEDLNLEVLYLDDLDLKELNLENLELEDFDLENLELENLDLEDLDLEVLDLDDLDLKELDLEIEHFDLKNLDLEDLDLENLDLEDLKLENLELEDFDLENLDLENLELEDFNLENLDLEDLKLEDMDLEDLNLEVLYLDDLDLKELNLENLELEDFDLENLELEVLKLEDLDLENLDLEDFNLKDLGT; this is encoded by the exons ATGGACTTGGAGGACTTGAACTTGGAGGTTTTGTACTTGGATGATTTGGATTTGAAGGAATTGAACTTGGAAAACTTGGAATTGGAGGACTTTGACTTGGAAAACTTGGAATTGGAG AACTTGGACTTggaggacttggacttggaggtTTTGGACTTGGATGACTTGGATTTGAAGGAATTGGACTTGGAAATAGAGCACTTCGACTTGAAGAACTTGGACTTggaggacttggacttggag AACTTGGACTTGGAGGACTTGAAATTGGAAAACTTGGAATTGGAGGACTTCGACTTGGAGAACTTGGACTTGGAAAACTTGGAATTGGAGGACTTCAACTTGGAGAACTTGGACTTGGAGGACTTGAAATTGGAGGACATGGACTTGGAGGACTTGAACTTGGAGGTTTTGTACTTGGATGATTTGGATTTGAAGGAATTGAACTTGGAAAACTTGGAATTGGAGGACTTTGACTTGGAAAACTTGGAATTGGAGGTCTTGAAATTggaggacttggacttggagaACTTGGACTTGGAGGACTTCAACTTGAAGGATTTGGGAACTTGA
- the LOC110681551 gene encoding putative protein TPRXL — translation MFAMFYLALHELNMSKFPNPSSPSPSFQSPPSPSSLSSPKSSKSFKSKFSKFKSSKSKSSNFKSSKSKFSKSKSSNSKFSKSNSFKSKSSKSMFFNPPSPSPSSPCPPSSSSPSPSPPNPCSPIPSSPSRSPPIPSFPISSPPSPSSPS, via the exons ATGTTTGCGATGTTCTATCTTGCCTTGCATGAGCTCAACATG TCCAAGTTCCCAAATCCTTCAAGTCCAAGTCCTTCATTCCAGAGTCCTCCAAGTCCTTCAAGTCTTTCAAGTCCAA AGTCCTCCAAGTCCTTCAAGTCCAAATTTTCCAAGTTCAAGtcctccaagtccaagtcctccAATTTCAAGTCCTCTAAGTCCAAGTTCTCGAAGTCGAAGTCCTCCAATTCCAAGTTTTCCAAGTCCAATTCCTTCAAATCCAAGTCATCCAAGTCCATGTTCTTCAA TCCTCCAAGCCCAAGTCCTTCAAGTCCATGTCCTCCCAGTTCAAGTTCTCCAAGTCCAAGCCCTCCAAATCCATGTTCTCCAATTCCAAGTTCTCCAAGTCGAAGTCCTCCAATTCCAAGTTTTCCAATTTCAAGTCCTCCAAGTCCAAGTTCTCCAAGTTGA
- the LOC5577929 gene encoding uncharacterized protein LOC5577929, translating to MICAIFRVAQLESSTLGESTASVMLRDFRHPFAPSLILLAATSSEGDRLLRVILQQVIVRLDGAVTLRLDVLSEQRIRRPSIRTVMFIDGYEAFQRLYASLSVEKFDFSGRYLIVCSVSVDEELARSIFGDLWSLQIINVVLIGHGDSGPHMWSYEPYAAGRCAMVNLMALKPSDKHYPDKTLMYHGCPFKVGSFETRPFTIMERSDTEPLKMSGFEGDLLDTLKEKLNFTVQILEPENGEQWGYALPRNSTGMMRMIQEGEVDFGISCLGISVARSAILKAGLAHYTTSLVLAVPKGRSYTAFEKLFRPFEANVWWITVTVIAGAAFVIASIELRNQSVRNFVYGQQTHTPYLNLVQIFFGIAMHLLPSRNFARTLLIFWIYFCFVIRSLYQSALFRYLQQELTFPPSRSMAEIDQTKALYYVVESGERYYEAFPDRLLRVRHLPQEKNNIINRLAWMIHHPDSPDVVQGCLDHMAHHNWLWGRKGGRVDVCPEFISTFTVTIYYPKKSMLTGQFNRQIQWIMASGLMSYWINLYGDYDFKRVQTNAGSEPRQLSNGHLAVMYEMCGALFGLSLVIFGLELVSRKVEWLMSVLERLSGMGDFRE from the exons ATGATATGTGCGATTTTTCGTGTGGCACAACTAGAATCCTCGACGCTAGGGGAATCTACTGCTTCCGTAATGTTGCGTGACTTCCGGCATCCTTTTGCACCGTCGCTCATTCTACTGGCTGCTACTAGCTCCGAGGGTGATCGGCTTCTACGAGTCATCCTGCAGCAAGTTATTGTTCGATTGGATGGAGCCGTTACGCTGCGGCTTGACGTATTATCTGAGCAACGCATTCGAAGGCCTTCCATTCGCACAGTGATGTTCATCGATGGCTATGAGGCGTTTCAACGACTGTACGCGAGCTTGTCGGTCGAGAAGTTCGACTTCTCCGGGAGATACTTGATTGTCTGCAGTGTATCGGTCGACGAAGAGCTTGCCCGTAGCATATTCGGAGATCTGTGGAGCTTGCAGATCATCAACGTTGTACTGATTGGGCACGGAGACAGCGGACCTCACATGTGGTCGTACGAACCATACGCCGCTGGACGTTGTGCTATGGTGAACCTGATGGCCTTGAAGCCCTCTGATAAGCATTATCCGGACAAGACATTGATGTACCACGGTTGTCCCTTTAAGGTGGGCTCATTCGAGACTCGCCCTTTCACGATCATGGAACGCTCCGATACGGAACCGCTCAAGATGAGTGGCTTCGAAGGTGATCTGCTGGACACTTTGAAGGAGAAACTCAACTTCACCGTTCAAATACTCGAACCTGAGAATGGTGAGCAGTGGGGCTATGCGCTACCTCGGAACAGCACCGGAATGATGCGCATGATCCAGGAAGGGGAGGTCGATTTTGGAATTTCCTGTTTGGGGATATCCGTGGCTAGGAGTGCGATATTGAAAGCTGGTTTGGCACACTATACTACATCTCTGGTGCTGGCAGTGCCTAAAGGGCGTTCGTACACGGCTTTCGAGAAGCTTTTCAGACCTTTCGAGGCTAACGTTTGGTGGATTACGGTCACTGTGATTGCTGGAGCAGCGTTCGTTATCGCTAGCATTGAGCTCCGAAACCAATCAGTGAGGAATTTTGTCTACGGTCAACAGACGCACACTCCGTATCTCAACCTGGTTCAGATATTCTTCGGAATTGCAATGCACCTGCTGCCAAGCCGAAACTTTGCCCGAACTCTTTTGATCTTCTGGATCTACTTCTGCTTCGTCATTAGATCGCTCTACCAAAGTGCACTGTTCCGGTATCTTCAGCAGGAATTGACGTTTCCTCCATCGCGATCGATGGCCGAGATCGACCAAACGAAGGCCTTGTACTACGTGGTAGAGAGTGGTGAACGCTACTACGAAGCATTTCCGGATCGTCTACTGAG AGTCCGACATCTTCCTCAGGAGAAGAACAACATCATCAATCGCTTGGCATGGATGATTCATCATCCGGATTCCCCGGACGTAGTTCAGGGCTGTTTGGACCACATGGCCCACCACAATTGGCTGTGGGGCCGCAAGGGTGGACGCGTCGACGTTTGCCCGGAGTTCATTTCAACCTTCACCGTTACGATCTACTACCCGAAGAAGTCGATGCTGACGGGACAGTTCAACAGGCAAATCCAGTGGATCATGGCTTCGGGGCTGATGAGCTACTGGATCAACCTGTACGGGGACTACGACTTCAAACGGGTCCAGACGAACGCTGGATCCGAACCGAGACAGCTGAGCAATGGGCACTTGGCGGTGATGTACGAAATGTGCGGTGCCCTGTTCGGTCTCAGCTTGGTGATCTTTGGGCTGGAGTTGGTCTCCCGGAAGGTTGAGTGGTTGATGAGCGTCCTGGAGCGATTGAGCGGTATGGGGGACTTCAGGGAATGA
- the LOC23687389 gene encoding uncharacterized protein LOC23687389 — protein MSLDLSATDSVPTEKIALEKLVTFCQQLAHTYSQIRTLTGAERSNVDKTLAKASRYELLRKVNSAAGACYSEQQVEQIQIECLHEINNRLIATGQLINETANDFYKLQHIYQDLQHTAQQLDWTKETASSLISGSEKRKPLEYYLQHGFRVVYQLNMVVSQIKLVFGAVDIQRIGSIQKLRDCLKISEELDLYLREFVTYTAFIVK, from the exons ATGTCCCTCGATTTATCCGCGACCGATAGTGTTCCAACGGAGAAGATAGCCCTGGAAAAGCTGGTCACATTCTGCCAGCAACTGGCCCACACTTACAGCCAGATTCGTACCCTAACCGGCGCCGAGCGATCCAACGTGGACAAAACACTGGCCAAAGCTTCACGCTACGAACTGCTCCGGAAGGTGAACTCAGCGGCCGGCGCTTGCTACTCCGAACAGCAGGTGGAACAGATCCAGATCGAATGCCTCCATGAGATTAACAACCGGCTGATTGCCACCGGGCAGCTGAT AAACGAAACGGCAAATGACTTCTACAAGCTACAACACATCTACCAGGACCTCCAGCACACCGCCCAGCAACTGGACTGGACCAAGGAGACAGCCTCCAGTTTGATCAGCGGAAGCGAGAAGCGGAAACCACTCGAGTACTACCTCCAGCACGGATTCCGGGTTGTGTACCAGCTCAACATGGTGGTATCCCAGATCAAATTGGTATTCGGCGCCGTGGACATACAACGGATAGGATCAATTCAGAAACTACGCGACTGCTTGAAGATATCCGAGGAGCTGGATCTGTATCTACGGGAGTTTGTAACGTACACCGCGTTTATAGTAAAATAA